A genomic segment from Pseudomonadota bacterium encodes:
- the dapF gene encoding diaminopimelate epimerase — MKIPFVKMHGLGNDFVLLDQRERQFNLGPAQIAQLADRRFGIGCDQLLSLENPDSADAAVRYRVYNADGSSAEHCGNGVRCVARYLERRGEAAAGKVLVEIGREVFELALLADGQVRVDMGAPRFAPADIPLAVDAEAERYGLIFDGQALEFGAVSMGNPHAVFEVASSDDAPVAALGALLQDHVLFPRRVNVGFMQVMGPDHIRLRVFERGAGETLACGTGACAAVAVGRRWRRLDATVRVSLAGGELTIAWDGQREHSLWMTGPATFVFEGSMEI, encoded by the coding sequence GTGAAGATCCCCTTCGTCAAAATGCACGGGCTCGGCAACGATTTCGTGCTGCTCGATCAACGCGAGCGTCAATTCAATCTCGGCCCGGCGCAGATTGCGCAGCTCGCCGATCGTCGCTTCGGCATCGGCTGCGACCAGCTGCTGTCGCTCGAGAACCCCGATTCGGCGGACGCCGCGGTGCGCTACCGTGTCTACAACGCCGATGGTTCGAGCGCCGAACATTGCGGTAACGGCGTGCGCTGCGTGGCGCGCTACCTCGAGCGGCGCGGTGAAGCGGCGGCCGGCAAGGTGCTGGTCGAGATCGGCCGCGAGGTGTTCGAACTGGCGCTCCTGGCCGATGGCCAGGTGCGGGTCGACATGGGCGCGCCGCGCTTCGCGCCGGCCGACATTCCGCTCGCGGTGGACGCCGAGGCCGAGCGCTACGGCTTGATCTTCGACGGCCAGGCACTGGAATTCGGCGCGGTATCGATGGGCAATCCCCACGCGGTGTTCGAAGTGGCGTCCAGCGATGACGCGCCGGTCGCCGCGCTCGGCGCGCTGCTGCAGGACCACGTCCTGTTCCCGCGTCGCGTCAACGTCGGCTTCATGCAGGTCATGGGCCCCGATCACATCCGCCTGCGGGTGTTCGAACGCGGCGCCGGCGAGACCCTGGCCTGTGGCACCGGTGCTTGCGCGGCGGTGGCGGTCGGCCGAAGATGGCGCCGCCTCGACGCCACGGTGCGCGTGTCCTTGGCCGGCGGCGAGCTCACCATCGCCTGGGACGGTCAGCGCGAGCATTCGCTGTGGATGACCGGCCCCGCCACATTCGTATTTGAAGGAAGCATGGAAATATGA
- a CDS encoding TraB/GumN family protein has product MCWRDRLLPLALLLWAGLAEVAADELACAPLARAAPVERAAIVHGQGLLWRVSGAAAGDSYVLGTMHVAEPRVMHMREVAAPQFDAARVFALEVVLDAPAMHKLGVAMFYGDGRQLSEVVGAPLFASVARHLGDYGVPPTLAQTMKPWAAFTTLSMPAGGGAQPLDLELMAAAQGAGKQVVGLESVDEQLAVFENVPEADQVDMLREVTCHYETFQRELDEMVEAYVARDLAALVEQAERYDSAGKQAFMDKLLYERNARMAERMAPLLAAGHAFIAVGALHLPGPRGVLQLLERQGYRVEALY; this is encoded by the coding sequence ATGTGCTGGCGTGATCGCCTGCTGCCGCTCGCGCTGCTGTTGTGGGCAGGGCTGGCGGAGGTCGCCGCCGACGAGCTGGCATGCGCGCCGCTCGCGCGCGCGGCGCCCGTCGAGCGTGCCGCCATCGTGCATGGCCAGGGCCTGTTGTGGCGGGTCAGTGGCGCCGCCGCGGGCGACAGCTACGTGCTCGGCACCATGCACGTCGCCGAACCGCGCGTGATGCACATGCGCGAGGTGGCCGCGCCGCAGTTCGACGCCGCCCGTGTGTTCGCGCTGGAAGTGGTGCTCGACGCGCCGGCCATGCACAAGCTCGGTGTCGCGATGTTCTATGGCGACGGTCGCCAGTTGTCCGAGGTGGTGGGCGCGCCGTTGTTTGCGAGCGTCGCGCGGCATCTCGGTGACTACGGCGTGCCGCCGACCCTCGCCCAGACCATGAAACCGTGGGCCGCCTTCACCACGCTCAGCATGCCGGCCGGCGGCGGCGCCCAGCCGCTGGATCTCGAGCTGATGGCCGCGGCGCAAGGCGCCGGCAAGCAGGTGGTGGGGCTGGAAAGCGTCGACGAACAGCTCGCGGTGTTCGAAAACGTGCCGGAGGCCGACCAGGTCGACATGCTGCGTGAAGTGACCTGTCACTACGAGACTTTCCAGCGCGAGCTCGACGAGATGGTCGAGGCCTACGTGGCGCGCGACCTGGCGGCGCTGGTCGAACAAGCGGAGCGCTATGACAGCGCCGGCAAGCAGGCCTTCATGGACAAGCTGCTCTACGAGCGTAACGCGCGCATGGCCGAGCGCATGGCGCCGCTGCTCGCGGCCGGTCATGCCTTCATCGCCGTCGGCGCCTTGCATCTGCCCGGGCCGCGCGGCGTGTTGCAGCTGCTCGAACGACAGGGTTACCGGGTCGAGGCGCTATACTGA
- the nagZ gene encoding beta-N-acetylhexosaminidase — MLGPLMIDIDGTSLTPADRELLRHPLVGGVILFARNYENPAQVQALTQSIHALREPKLVIAVDQEGGRVQRFRDGFSALPPLARLGELHERDAKAALARAADCAWLMASELRAVGVDFSFAPVLDLFTPRSAVIGDRAFSASPPVVARLARTYIAALHRVGMAAVGKHFPGHGCVAADSHHELPVDERDFFDLEQHDLVPFRAAVAAGIEGIMTAHVLYPKVDRAVAGYSSYWIKDVLRKDMGFTGAVFSDDLSMAGADLGASYAERARQALAAGCDVLLICNHRAGAIEVIDSLPVEPYPQTQVRLMRMHGRGAPPALTELQTDADWQATVARVRSLDPDPEFDLGDNNVLA; from the coding sequence ATGCTCGGACCCTTGATGATCGATATCGACGGCACGTCGCTGACGCCGGCCGACCGCGAATTGCTGCGCCATCCGCTGGTCGGCGGCGTGATCCTGTTCGCGCGCAATTACGAGAACCCGGCGCAGGTGCAGGCGCTGACCCAGTCCATCCACGCCCTGCGCGAGCCCAAGCTCGTGATCGCGGTCGACCAGGAGGGCGGGCGCGTGCAGCGCTTCCGCGACGGGTTCTCGGCCTTGCCGCCGCTCGCGCGCCTCGGCGAGCTGCACGAACGCGATGCCAAGGCCGCGCTGGCGCGCGCCGCCGATTGCGCGTGGCTGATGGCCAGCGAATTGCGCGCGGTCGGCGTCGATTTCAGTTTCGCGCCGGTGCTGGACCTGTTCACGCCGCGCAGCGCGGTGATCGGCGACCGCGCGTTCAGCGCCTCGCCGCCGGTGGTGGCAAGGCTGGCGCGGACCTACATCGCGGCCCTGCATCGCGTCGGCATGGCGGCGGTCGGCAAGCATTTCCCGGGGCACGGCTGCGTGGCGGCCGATTCGCATCACGAGCTACCGGTCGACGAGCGCGATTTTTTCGATCTCGAACAGCATGATCTCGTGCCGTTCCGCGCGGCGGTGGCGGCCGGCATCGAAGGCATCATGACCGCGCACGTGCTCTATCCCAAGGTCGACCGCGCGGTGGCCGGCTACTCGTCGTACTGGATCAAGGACGTGTTGCGCAAGGACATGGGCTTCACCGGCGCGGTGTTCAGCGACGACCTCAGCATGGCCGGCGCCGATCTCGGCGCGAGCTATGCCGAACGCGCGCGCCAGGCGCTGGCCGCCGGCTGCGACGTGCTGTTGATATGCAACCACCGCGCGGGCGCCATCGAGGTCATCGACAGCCTGCCGGTCGAGCCCTATCCGCAAACCCAGGTGCGCCTCATGCGCATGCATGGTCGTGGCGCGCCACCGGCACTCACCGAGTTGCAGACCGACGCCGACTGGCAGGCGACCGTCGCGCGCGTGCGTAGTCTCGATCCCGATCCGGAATTCGATCTCGGCGACAACAATGTGCTGGCGTGA